A window from Bacteroidota bacterium encodes these proteins:
- the topA gene encoding type I DNA topoisomerase, whose product MAKSLVIVESPAKAKTINKYLGSNYVVEASVGHVKDLPKSKIGVDLDGSFLPHYTTVKGKKEIIDRLKALAAKSKEVFIATDPDREGEAIAYHLAVEVASKNSNIKRVLFTEITKTGIAEAMKHPREVDHALFEAQQARRVMDRIIGYQVSPILWKAFVGRGAEALSAGRVQSVALRLICEREDAIERFEPIAYWNLWADFSTESTEFPIHAKLVSVDGIDFRNPEGSAQDLAEGEAKSFISDGTIARGYAADARSKTYRIASLTKREVRKNSPPPFITSSLQAAASSKLRFNPRKTMGLAQKLYEGVELGEEGLTGLITYMRTDSTRIADEARTEALSYIEKNYGAQYQGPERNVKKAKGAQEAHEAIRPTSTFYDPKRVRPFLEAQDKNLYALYELIWRRFVASQMAPALMDQTQVEIESIEKAGSQYRFRATGSVITFNGYMQVLEDVDDAPAKSGDAEDSKRLPNGIQQGQTANIEEIDLAESQTKAPPRFSESTLVKELESLGIGRPSTYASIVGTIQERNYVEQEERRLFPTKLGRDVNRILVKSFPEIFNVEFTSRMELELDTIADRERTYESVMTDFYVPFKHVLDQVDERLSEEMPVRPCPACGSKETEVKSGWFGMYLDCKNCGKKTSLKNEGKPAPEKTGEACPECIQRNDGEGIGELLIRSSRFGKFIGCSRYPKCKFTRQMPTGIKCPKCLVGDIAERRGGKAKRKFWGCTRYPECDFISNDKPVNKPCPVCNNNWLATKWTRDRGEFLKCPNCKREFDESQNEIASETKEG is encoded by the coding sequence TTGGCTAAGTCGCTCGTCATAGTAGAATCGCCCGCGAAAGCGAAGACGATCAATAAGTACCTCGGCAGCAACTACGTTGTTGAGGCATCGGTCGGTCACGTCAAGGATTTGCCAAAATCGAAGATCGGCGTAGATCTCGATGGCAGTTTCTTGCCCCATTACACAACCGTCAAGGGCAAAAAGGAAATCATCGACCGGCTGAAGGCGCTCGCCGCCAAGTCGAAAGAAGTCTTCATCGCAACGGACCCGGACCGTGAGGGCGAGGCCATCGCCTATCATCTGGCAGTCGAAGTCGCTTCGAAGAACAGCAACATCAAGCGCGTGCTCTTCACGGAGATCACCAAGACCGGAATCGCCGAGGCGATGAAGCATCCGCGCGAAGTTGACCACGCGCTCTTCGAGGCCCAACAGGCCCGTCGAGTTATGGACCGGATCATTGGCTATCAGGTATCGCCAATTCTCTGGAAGGCATTCGTTGGACGTGGCGCCGAAGCGCTCTCCGCAGGACGAGTGCAATCGGTTGCGCTCCGTTTGATCTGCGAGCGCGAGGACGCGATCGAGCGTTTCGAACCCATCGCGTATTGGAATCTCTGGGCCGACTTCTCGACCGAATCGACAGAATTTCCAATTCACGCAAAACTTGTTTCGGTCGATGGTATCGATTTTCGCAACCCCGAAGGCAGCGCACAGGACCTTGCCGAGGGAGAGGCCAAGAGCTTCATTAGCGACGGCACGATTGCGCGCGGCTATGCTGCCGATGCGCGGTCCAAAACGTACCGTATCGCATCGCTTACGAAACGGGAGGTTCGGAAGAACTCCCCACCCCCATTTATTACAAGTTCGCTGCAAGCAGCAGCAAGCTCGAAACTGCGATTCAATCCGCGCAAGACCATGGGGCTTGCGCAGAAGCTGTATGAAGGTGTCGAGCTCGGCGAAGAAGGTTTGACCGGTCTTATCACCTATATGCGAACTGACTCGACGCGGATCGCGGACGAGGCACGCACGGAAGCACTCTCCTATATCGAGAAGAATTACGGAGCGCAATATCAGGGACCAGAGCGCAATGTAAAGAAGGCGAAGGGCGCTCAGGAAGCGCATGAAGCGATCCGTCCGACTTCAACCTTCTACGATCCGAAGCGTGTCCGCCCGTTTCTCGAGGCGCAGGATAAGAACCTCTATGCACTCTATGAATTGATCTGGAGGCGTTTTGTCGCAAGCCAGATGGCTCCGGCCTTGATGGACCAGACGCAGGTCGAGATCGAATCGATCGAGAAAGCAGGAAGCCAGTATCGTTTCCGTGCGACTGGGTCGGTCATTACCTTCAACGGCTACATGCAGGTGTTGGAGGATGTAGATGACGCCCCTGCGAAGTCTGGAGATGCCGAGGATTCCAAACGGCTGCCCAATGGTATTCAGCAAGGACAGACCGCCAACATCGAAGAAATTGACCTGGCTGAGAGCCAGACAAAAGCACCACCGCGTTTTAGTGAGAGCACACTTGTCAAAGAATTAGAATCCCTCGGAATTGGACGCCCATCGACCTACGCCTCCATTGTTGGGACGATCCAGGAACGAAATTATGTCGAGCAGGAAGAACGGCGATTATTTCCCACAAAGCTTGGCCGCGATGTGAATCGCATTTTGGTCAAGTCTTTCCCAGAGATCTTCAACGTCGAATTTACTTCGCGGATGGAGCTTGAACTCGATACGATCGCCGACCGCGAACGTACCTACGAGTCGGTCATGACGGACTTCTACGTTCCGTTCAAGCATGTGCTCGATCAGGTAGATGAGCGGTTGTCGGAGGAGATGCCGGTTCGACCATGCCCGGCATGCGGCTCGAAGGAGACCGAGGTAAAGTCGGGCTGGTTCGGGATGTATCTCGATTGCAAAAATTGCGGGAAAAAGACATCACTCAAGAACGAAGGCAAACCGGCGCCAGAAAAAACTGGCGAAGCATGCCCGGAGTGCATCCAGCGTAACGATGGCGAAGGGATTGGCGAACTGCTGATTCGCTCGAGCCGATTCGGAAAATTCATTGGTTGCAGCCGATATCCCAAGTGCAAGTTTACGCGGCAAATGCCCACCGGCATCAAGTGCCCGAAGTGCCTCGTCGGCGATATCGCCGAGCGGCGTGGCGGCAAGGCCAAGCGCAAGTTCTGGGGATGCACTCGATATCCCGAGTGCGACTTCATCTCGAATGATAAGCCGGTCAACAAGCCATGCCCAGTCTGCAACAATAATTGGCTTGCGACGAAATGGACGCGAGATCGCGGGGAATTCCTTAAGTGCCCAAACTGCAAGCGGGAATTCGACGAATCCCAAAACGAGATTGCCAGCGAAACGAAGGAAGGATGA